One region of Microbacterium rhizosphaerae genomic DNA includes:
- a CDS encoding DUF4349 domain-containing protein, which translates to MDAASPRLPEIDDARLDVVEAGLFAGIAREREARGRRRRRIWIGAGAVAAVVVVALVIVPAAGLLGVGGATSGSGGIAVAPVPPQGVSGTGANDSEKSVGSGSAGSGAANSTAGGSGASSGSGTSASPRDVVTTASATVQVADVRTAASRIGANAKSHGGYVQSMNVGQTGAAPLPQTGQGVSQPIEPSPPVSGAWITVRVPADRLDDVVTSLSDVGTVEASTVDRQDVTDQATVLRSQVAASQASVDRLTELMGKAGSVADLLAAESALTDRQAALASEQQQLKALDDQVAMSTLTVTLLPHEAAKPASAAGFGSGLVAGWNSLVAALNGIVVAIGFLLPWLVVAAIVALVVWGIVALVRRRRRPLPQPMPPAE; encoded by the coding sequence ATGGATGCCGCGTCCCCGCGGCTGCCCGAGATCGACGACGCGCGCCTGGACGTCGTCGAAGCGGGACTGTTCGCCGGCATCGCCCGCGAACGCGAGGCACGCGGTCGCCGCAGGCGGAGGATCTGGATCGGCGCGGGAGCGGTGGCCGCCGTGGTCGTGGTCGCCCTGGTCATCGTGCCCGCGGCCGGGCTGCTGGGCGTCGGGGGCGCGACGAGCGGGTCCGGCGGCATCGCCGTCGCCCCCGTGCCGCCGCAGGGCGTGTCCGGCACCGGCGCCAACGACTCGGAGAAGTCGGTCGGATCCGGCTCCGCCGGCTCCGGTGCTGCGAATTCCACGGCCGGCGGCTCGGGCGCGTCGAGCGGCTCGGGCACCAGCGCCTCCCCGCGTGATGTCGTGACGACGGCGTCGGCGACCGTGCAGGTGGCGGACGTGCGCACAGCGGCATCACGGATCGGCGCGAACGCCAAGAGCCATGGCGGCTACGTGCAGAGCATGAACGTCGGCCAGACGGGAGCGGCGCCGCTTCCGCAGACCGGTCAGGGCGTGTCCCAGCCGATCGAGCCGTCCCCGCCGGTGTCCGGCGCCTGGATCACGGTGCGGGTTCCCGCCGATCGCCTCGACGACGTCGTGACGTCGCTCTCCGACGTCGGCACGGTCGAGGCATCCACCGTCGATCGTCAGGACGTCACGGACCAGGCCACCGTGCTGCGTTCCCAGGTGGCGGCCTCGCAGGCATCCGTCGACCGGCTCACGGAGCTCATGGGCAAGGCCGGATCGGTCGCAGACCTCCTGGCGGCCGAGTCCGCCCTCACCGACCGGCAGGCGGCGCTCGCGTCCGAGCAGCAGCAGCTGAAGGCGCTCGACGACCAGGTGGCCATGTCGACCCTCACCGTCACTCTCCTCCCGCACGAAGCGGCCAAGCCGGCGAGCGCCGCAGGCTTCGGCTCGGGGCTCGTCGCCGGCTGGAACAGCCTCGTCGCGGCACTGAACGGGATCGTGGTCGCGATCGGGTTCCTGCTGCCCTGGCTCGTCGTGGCGGCGATCGTCGCACTCGTCGTATGGGGCATCGTGGCGCTGGTGCGCAGGAGACGGCGCCCGTTGCCCCAGCCCATGCCGCCCGCGGAATAG
- the leuD gene encoding 3-isopropylmalate dehydratase small subunit, whose amino-acid sequence MDTFETHTGIAAPLRRSAVDTDQIIPAVYLKRVTKTGFEDALFASWRQDPEFVLNRDPYRHASILVAGPDFGTGSSREHAVWALRDYGFRVVLSPRFADIFRGNAGKQGLLAGVVGEADVERLWDAIEAHPGVEMTVDLEAQEAVLGDIRVPFEIDGYTRWRLLEGLDDIGLTLRNEDRIAAYEARRESWRPRTLPVPPLPTP is encoded by the coding sequence ATGGACACGTTCGAGACCCACACCGGCATCGCCGCACCGCTGCGTCGCTCCGCCGTCGACACCGACCAGATCATCCCGGCCGTGTACCTCAAGCGGGTCACCAAGACCGGCTTCGAGGATGCCCTGTTCGCCAGCTGGCGGCAGGATCCCGAGTTCGTTCTGAACCGGGACCCGTATCGCCACGCATCGATCCTCGTCGCCGGCCCTGACTTCGGCACCGGTTCCAGCCGCGAGCACGCCGTGTGGGCGCTTCGCGACTACGGCTTCCGCGTCGTGCTGAGCCCTCGTTTCGCCGACATCTTCCGCGGGAACGCCGGCAAGCAGGGGCTGCTCGCCGGGGTGGTCGGCGAGGCGGATGTGGAGCGGCTCTGGGACGCGATCGAGGCCCATCCCGGCGTGGAGATGACCGTCGATCTGGAGGCGCAGGAGGCGGTCCTGGGCGATATCCGCGTTCCGTTCGAGATCGACGGCTACACTAGGTGGCGGCTCCTGGAGGGACTCGACGACATCGGGCTCACCCTCCGAAACGAAGACCGAATCGCCGCTTACGAGGCGCGCCGCGAGAGTTGGAGGCCGCGCACACTTCCGGTGCCGCCCCTGCCAACTCCCTGA
- a CDS encoding TerC/Alx family metal homeostasis membrane protein — protein sequence MGFEIPVWFEITSLIVLTLILVADLLLILKRPHIPSMREATGWIVFYVVLALIFAVLLFWVTGSADAAGQFVAGWLTEYSLSIDNLFVFVLLMSQFAVPRRYQQEVLMVGIIIALVLRAVFIMLGAALIENFVWIFYVFGAFLVYTAWRQAFPGRLEDDAQTEAGIVRFLRRFIDISDHYDGSRLRTRVDGKLIWTPMVLVFVAIGFTDLMFAIDSIPAIFGITRSAFIVFATNVFALMGLRQLYFLLGGLLERLKYLHYGIAFILAFIGVKLFFHALHENSVPFINGGEPVEWAPEISTWASLVVIVAAMAVATVASVISSRREKKAVATDAAAPGDSPD from the coding sequence ATGGGATTCGAGATCCCCGTCTGGTTCGAGATCACCTCGCTGATCGTGCTGACCCTGATCCTCGTCGCGGATCTGCTCCTCATCCTGAAGCGCCCGCACATCCCGTCGATGAGGGAGGCGACGGGATGGATCGTGTTCTACGTCGTGCTGGCGCTCATCTTCGCCGTGCTGCTGTTCTGGGTCACGGGAAGCGCCGACGCCGCCGGCCAGTTCGTCGCCGGATGGCTCACCGAGTACAGCCTGTCGATCGACAACCTCTTCGTCTTCGTGCTGCTGATGAGTCAGTTCGCGGTCCCGCGTCGCTATCAGCAGGAGGTGCTGATGGTCGGGATCATCATCGCGCTCGTGCTGCGGGCGGTGTTCATCATGCTCGGCGCCGCCCTCATCGAGAACTTCGTCTGGATCTTCTACGTCTTCGGCGCCTTCCTCGTCTACACGGCATGGCGGCAGGCCTTCCCGGGCAGGCTCGAGGACGACGCGCAGACCGAGGCGGGGATCGTGCGGTTCCTGCGGCGCTTCATCGACATCAGCGATCACTACGACGGCTCGAGACTGCGCACGCGCGTGGACGGCAAGCTCATCTGGACGCCGATGGTGCTCGTGTTCGTCGCCATCGGCTTCACCGACCTCATGTTCGCGATCGACTCGATCCCCGCGATCTTCGGCATCACCCGCAGCGCGTTCATCGTCTTCGCGACGAACGTCTTCGCGCTCATGGGCCTGCGCCAGCTGTACTTCCTGCTCGGCGGTCTGCTGGAGCGCCTGAAGTACCTGCACTACGGCATCGCGTTCATCCTCGCCTTCATCGGCGTGAAGCTCTTCTTCCACGCCCTGCACGAGAACTCGGTGCCGTTCATCAACGGCGGCGAGCCCGTGGAGTGGGCGCCGGAGATCTCGACGTGGGCGTCGCTCGTCGTGATCGTCGCGGCGATGGCGGTCGCGACGGTCGCGAGCGTCATCTCGTCGCGTCGCGAGAAAAAGGCCGTGGCGACGGATGCGGCGGCACCGGGCGACTCACCGGACTGA
- the murA gene encoding UDP-N-acetylglucosamine 1-carboxyvinyltransferase, whose translation MTLLHDTISADGRKEGAGEILSIRGGRPLTGRVEVKGAKNLVTKAMVAALLGESPSILRDVPDISDVAVVRSLLEVHGVRVQEADEPGSLMLDPRDVESAHMEEIDAHAGASRIPILFCGPLLHRLGQAFIPDLGGCRIGDRPIDFHLDALRKFGAVVDKLPTGIRLSAPAGLRGANIHLPYPSVGATEQVLLTAVRANGVTELRNAAIEPEIMDLIAVLQKMGAIISYEPNRVILIEGVDRLEGYDHRAVFDRNEAASWASAALATNGEIFVGGARQPEMLTFLNVLRKVGAGFEIREDGILFRRDGDLRPVTVETDVHPGFMTDWQQPLIVALTQAHGESIVHETVYENRFGFTDALVKMGADIVVHPHGLQGGPRRVPRRNLEQAAVINGPTPLHGADIVVPDLRGGYSHVIAALTAEGESTVRNVGIIRRGYEKFFDKLAAVGADFDVIG comes from the coding sequence ATGACTCTCCTGCACGACACCATTTCGGCCGACGGTCGTAAGGAAGGCGCAGGCGAGATCCTCTCGATCCGCGGCGGCCGTCCCCTCACCGGTCGCGTCGAGGTGAAGGGCGCGAAGAACCTCGTCACGAAGGCGATGGTCGCTGCTCTGCTCGGCGAGAGTCCCAGCATCCTGCGCGATGTCCCGGACATCAGCGATGTCGCGGTCGTCCGCTCCCTGCTGGAGGTCCACGGTGTCCGCGTGCAGGAGGCGGACGAGCCGGGCTCGCTCATGCTCGATCCGCGCGACGTCGAGTCGGCGCACATGGAGGAGATCGACGCGCACGCCGGGGCGTCCCGCATCCCGATCCTCTTCTGCGGACCGCTGCTGCACCGTCTGGGGCAGGCGTTCATCCCCGACCTCGGTGGATGCCGCATCGGCGACCGCCCGATCGACTTCCACCTCGATGCCCTGCGCAAGTTCGGCGCCGTGGTCGACAAGCTGCCGACCGGCATCCGCCTCTCGGCGCCGGCGGGCCTGCGCGGTGCGAACATCCACCTGCCGTACCCGAGCGTCGGCGCGACCGAGCAGGTGCTGCTGACCGCCGTCCGCGCGAACGGCGTCACGGAGCTGCGCAACGCGGCGATCGAGCCGGAGATCATGGATCTCATCGCGGTCCTGCAGAAGATGGGCGCGATCATCTCCTACGAGCCGAACCGCGTCATCCTCATCGAGGGCGTGGACCGGCTCGAGGGCTACGATCACCGAGCCGTCTTCGACCGCAACGAGGCTGCCAGCTGGGCGAGCGCCGCGCTCGCCACGAACGGCGAGATCTTCGTCGGCGGCGCCCGCCAGCCCGAGATGCTCACGTTCCTGAACGTGCTGCGCAAGGTGGGTGCTGGCTTCGAGATCCGCGAGGACGGCATCCTGTTCCGCCGGGACGGCGACCTGCGCCCGGTCACGGTGGAGACCGACGTGCACCCGGGCTTCATGACCGACTGGCAGCAGCCGCTCATCGTCGCGCTCACGCAGGCGCACGGCGAGTCGATCGTGCACGAGACGGTGTACGAGAACCGGTTCGGCTTCACCGACGCCCTCGTCAAGATGGGCGCGGACATCGTCGTGCACCCGCACGGTCTGCAGGGCGGCCCGCGCCGGGTGCCGCGCCGCAACCTGGAGCAGGCCGCGGTCATCAACGGACCCACGCCGCTGCACGGCGCGGACATCGTCGTGCCCGACCTGCGCGGCGGCTACAGCCACGTCATCGCGGCGCTGACCGCCGAGGGCGAGTCGACCGTCCGCAATGTCGGCATCATCCGACGCGGCTACGAGAAGTTCTTCGACAAGCTCGCCGCCGTCGGCGCCGACTTCGACGTCATCGGATGA
- a CDS encoding NAD(P)H-dependent glycerol-3-phosphate dehydrogenase — protein sequence MIGSGSWGTTFGKILADGGAQVVMWARRPELAHEIAEAKRNSQYLPGINLPRSMTATPHLSEAIDGATQIYLSIPSQTARENLKALRALVAHSDVPIVSLMKGVEKRTGLRMSQVIEQELQCDPDRIAVASGPNLALEIAREQPTAAVISSMSLETAEDVARRARNRYFRSFVNTDVIGTEFGGVLKNLIAVAIGIVDGVGYGENTKASIITRGLVEMTDFAVAQGAHPETLQGLAGLGDLIATCQSPLSRNNTAGRLLGQGYRFDDVVKQMNQTAEGLASVAPILQLAKQAGVSMPIVEQVKRVLDGTMNPREIAPHLTTDDDTPQGERTEYGQAGSGGALRRAVERTLDQFRHGGRRAPGDRS from the coding sequence GTGATCGGGTCGGGCAGCTGGGGTACGACCTTCGGCAAGATCCTCGCCGACGGCGGCGCCCAGGTCGTGATGTGGGCGCGCCGCCCCGAGCTCGCCCACGAGATCGCCGAGGCGAAGCGCAACAGCCAGTACCTGCCCGGCATCAACCTGCCGCGCTCCATGACGGCGACGCCCCACCTCTCCGAGGCGATCGATGGTGCGACGCAGATCTACCTGTCCATCCCGAGCCAGACCGCGCGCGAGAACCTGAAGGCGCTGCGCGCGCTCGTCGCACACTCCGATGTGCCGATCGTGTCGCTCATGAAGGGCGTCGAGAAGCGCACGGGCCTGCGGATGAGCCAGGTCATCGAGCAGGAGCTCCAATGCGACCCCGACCGCATCGCGGTCGCCTCGGGTCCGAACCTCGCCCTCGAGATCGCCCGCGAGCAGCCGACGGCGGCGGTCATCTCATCGATGAGCCTCGAGACCGCGGAGGACGTCGCTCGTCGTGCCCGCAACCGCTACTTCCGGTCTTTCGTCAACACCGACGTGATCGGCACGGAGTTCGGCGGGGTCCTGAAGAACCTGATCGCGGTCGCCATCGGCATCGTCGACGGCGTCGGGTACGGCGAGAACACCAAGGCGTCGATCATCACGCGCGGACTGGTGGAGATGACGGACTTCGCCGTCGCCCAGGGCGCGCACCCCGAGACGCTCCAGGGGCTCGCCGGCCTCGGCGATCTCATCGCGACGTGCCAGTCGCCGCTGAGCCGCAACAACACGGCCGGGCGTCTGCTCGGACAGGGCTACCGCTTCGACGATGTCGTGAAGCAGATGAACCAGACAGCCGAGGGGCTCGCATCCGTCGCTCCGATCCTCCAGCTGGCCAAGCAGGCGGGGGTCTCGATGCCGATCGTCGAGCAGGTCAAGCGCGTGCTCGACGGCACGATGAACCCGCGCGAGATCGCGCCGCACCTGACGACGGACGACGACACCCCGCAGGGAGAGAGGACCGAGTATGGACAAGCCGGCAGTGGCGGTGCTCTTCGGAGGGCGGTCGAGCGAACACTCGATCAGTTCCGCCACGGCGGGCGGCGTGCTCCGGGCGATCGATCGTGA
- the leuC gene encoding 3-isopropylmalate dehydratase large subunit has translation MSTPVSDASVIPDRPRTLAEKVWDDHVVVKGEDGRPDLVYIDLHLVHEVTSPQAFDGLRAEGRPVRRLDLTIATEDHNTPTLAIDKPIADPTSRTQIETLRRNAEEFGVRLHSLGDREQGIVHVVGPQLGLTMPGITVVCGDSHTSTHGAFGAMAFGIGTSEVEHVLATQTLPLKPFKTMAITVEGALKPGVTAKDIILAVIAKIGTNGGQGYVLEYRGSAIRALSMEGRMTICNMSIEAGARAGMVAPDETTFAYVKDKPHAPQGKDWEDAVAYWRTLPSDEGAVYDAEVYLDANELEPFVTWGTNPGQGVSLSDVVPTPSDFADANERAAAERALEYMDLTAGTRMKDIPVDAVFMGSCTNSRIEDLRAFASVIRGRTKAENVRVMVVPGSARVRLEAEAEGLDKIITEFGAEWRFAGCSMCLGMNPDQLAPGERCASTSNRNFEGRQGKGGRTHLVSPLVAAATAVRGTLSSPSDLEPISTQQPIASGAEA, from the coding sequence ATGAGCACGCCTGTTTCCGACGCATCCGTCATCCCCGATCGGCCGCGCACACTGGCCGAGAAGGTCTGGGACGACCACGTGGTGGTCAAGGGCGAGGACGGCCGGCCCGACCTCGTCTACATCGACCTGCACCTCGTCCACGAGGTCACGAGCCCGCAGGCCTTCGACGGCCTCCGCGCCGAGGGGCGCCCCGTGCGGCGGCTCGACCTGACGATCGCGACCGAGGACCACAACACGCCGACCCTCGCGATCGACAAGCCGATCGCCGACCCCACGAGCCGCACGCAGATCGAGACGCTGCGCCGCAACGCCGAGGAGTTCGGCGTCCGCCTGCACTCGCTGGGCGACCGTGAGCAGGGCATCGTGCACGTCGTCGGCCCCCAGCTGGGTCTGACCATGCCCGGCATCACCGTCGTCTGCGGCGACAGCCACACCTCCACGCACGGCGCCTTCGGCGCCATGGCGTTCGGCATCGGCACGAGCGAGGTCGAGCATGTGCTCGCCACGCAGACGCTCCCGCTGAAGCCCTTCAAGACGATGGCGATCACGGTCGAGGGCGCGCTGAAGCCCGGTGTGACGGCGAAGGACATCATCCTCGCGGTGATCGCGAAGATCGGCACGAACGGCGGGCAGGGCTACGTGCTCGAGTACCGCGGCAGCGCCATCCGCGCCCTCTCGATGGAGGGCCGCATGACGATCTGCAACATGTCGATCGAGGCCGGCGCACGCGCCGGCATGGTCGCCCCCGACGAGACGACCTTCGCGTACGTCAAGGACAAGCCGCACGCCCCGCAGGGCAAGGACTGGGAGGATGCCGTCGCCTACTGGCGCACGCTGCCCAGTGACGAGGGCGCCGTCTACGACGCCGAGGTCTACCTCGACGCGAACGAACTCGAGCCCTTCGTGACCTGGGGCACGAACCCGGGACAGGGCGTGTCGCTCAGCGACGTCGTGCCGACCCCGTCGGACTTCGCGGACGCCAACGAGCGCGCCGCCGCCGAGCGCGCCCTGGAGTACATGGATCTCACGGCCGGCACGCGCATGAAGGACATCCCGGTGGATGCCGTCTTCATGGGGTCGTGCACCAACAGCCGCATCGAGGACCTCCGCGCCTTCGCCTCGGTCATCCGCGGCCGGACGAAGGCGGAGAACGTCCGGGTCATGGTGGTGCCGGGCTCGGCCCGCGTGCGGCTCGAGGCAGAGGCCGAAGGCCTCGACAAGATCATCACCGAGTTCGGCGCCGAGTGGCGCTTCGCCGGCTGCTCGATGTGCCTCGGCATGAACCCCGACCAGCTGGCACCGGGGGAGCGCTGCGCATCCACCAGCAACCGCAACTTCGAGGGCCGCCAGGGCAAGGGCGGGCGCACGCACCTCGTATCGCCGCTGGTCGCCGCCGCGACCGCGGTCCGCGGAACGCTCTCGAGTCCGTCGGATCTCGAGCCCATCAGCACACAACAGCCCATCGCGAGCGGGGCGGAGGCCTGA
- a CDS encoding D-alanine--D-alanine ligase family protein, with product MDKPAVAVLFGGRSSEHSISSATAGGVLRAIDRDRFRVVPVGLTRTGAFVLEDDDPDKFALDPDRLPEVLDNGTRILWPEASGVRELRVRRADGAVESLGELDVVLPILHGPHGEDGTIQGFFDTLDLPYAGGGVLDSAICMDKHFMKIVLQAAGVPVAPWVTVRAGQDAAAAAAAAELRLPWFVKPARAGSSVGVSKVHDLGELDDALRVAFAEDDKVLIEEGLVGREVELGVLESRAGAPARVSLPGEIVLTTREFYDFEGKYLGGDGVDVVCPAEMADGDVCALQQMALRAFEAVDGRGLARVDFFLTADGPVVNELNTMPGFTPISMFPKVWIAGGMTYGELITDLVETALARS from the coding sequence ATGGACAAGCCGGCAGTGGCGGTGCTCTTCGGAGGGCGGTCGAGCGAACACTCGATCAGTTCCGCCACGGCGGGCGGCGTGCTCCGGGCGATCGATCGTGATCGCTTCCGAGTCGTCCCGGTAGGTCTCACGCGCACCGGCGCATTCGTCCTCGAGGACGACGACCCCGACAAGTTCGCGCTCGATCCCGACCGCCTGCCCGAGGTCCTCGACAACGGCACCCGCATCCTGTGGCCGGAGGCATCCGGCGTGCGGGAGCTGCGCGTGCGTCGCGCGGACGGGGCGGTCGAGAGTCTGGGCGAACTCGACGTCGTGCTGCCGATCCTGCACGGTCCCCACGGCGAGGACGGCACCATCCAGGGCTTCTTCGACACGCTCGATCTGCCGTACGCCGGCGGCGGTGTGCTCGACTCGGCGATCTGCATGGACAAGCACTTCATGAAGATCGTGCTCCAGGCCGCGGGTGTGCCCGTGGCGCCGTGGGTCACGGTCCGGGCGGGACAGGATGCCGCGGCGGCAGCCGCGGCGGCGGAGCTGCGTCTGCCGTGGTTCGTCAAGCCCGCGCGCGCCGGCTCGAGCGTCGGCGTCTCGAAGGTGCACGACCTCGGGGAGCTGGACGACGCGCTGCGCGTCGCGTTCGCGGAGGATGACAAGGTGCTCATCGAGGAGGGACTCGTCGGCCGCGAGGTCGAGCTCGGTGTGCTCGAGAGCCGCGCCGGGGCGCCGGCGCGCGTGTCGCTGCCCGGCGAGATCGTCCTGACGACGCGTGAGTTCTACGACTTCGAGGGCAAGTACCTGGGCGGCGACGGTGTGGATGTCGTGTGCCCGGCCGAGATGGCCGACGGCGACGTGTGTGCGCTTCAGCAGATGGCGCTGCGCGCTTTCGAGGCGGTCGACGGCCGAGGTCTCGCGCGCGTCGACTTCTTCCTCACCGCCGACGGCCCCGTGGTCAACGAGCTCAACACGATGCCCGGGTTCACCCCGATCTCGATGTTCCCGAAGGTGTGGATCGCCGGCGGCATGACCTACGGAGAGCTCATCACCGACCTCGTCGAGACGGCGCTCGCCCGCAGCTGA
- a CDS encoding lysophospholipid acyltransferase family protein translates to MTSVSRPKRRLATREKATPTLWWIFAALVVPVLGLLAKIRIEGGEKLPREGAFVVAPNHYSEFDPLIVAAAVWRLGRQPRFMAKESLFRVPVVGLALKLTGMVPVARSSSAASAKQTLDTAEMLVERGRGLIVYPEGSLTRDPDMWPMRGKTGAVRLAMAGNIPLIPVVQWGTQAILPRYGRFSLWPLRKPITVVFGDPVDLTEYERDTPLHPHALAEGTDAVMGRLAEMLAEVRGIPAPAERWNPSTHGQNETGRLDS, encoded by the coding sequence ATGACGTCGGTGTCGCGACCGAAACGCCGGCTCGCCACCCGCGAGAAGGCCACCCCGACTCTTTGGTGGATCTTCGCCGCCCTCGTGGTGCCGGTGCTGGGCCTCCTCGCCAAGATCCGGATCGAGGGCGGTGAGAAGCTGCCCCGCGAGGGCGCGTTCGTCGTCGCCCCCAACCACTACAGCGAGTTCGACCCGCTGATCGTCGCCGCCGCCGTGTGGCGACTGGGCCGGCAGCCGCGGTTCATGGCCAAGGAGAGCCTGTTCCGCGTGCCGGTGGTGGGCCTGGCGCTGAAGCTGACGGGCATGGTGCCGGTCGCCCGCTCGTCGTCGGCCGCCTCGGCGAAGCAGACGCTCGACACCGCCGAGATGCTCGTCGAGCGCGGACGCGGTCTCATCGTCTACCCCGAGGGGTCGCTCACGCGCGACCCCGACATGTGGCCGATGCGCGGCAAGACCGGCGCGGTGCGGCTCGCGATGGCCGGGAACATCCCGCTGATCCCGGTCGTCCAGTGGGGCACGCAGGCGATCCTGCCGCGCTACGGCAGGTTCAGCCTGTGGCCGCTGCGCAAGCCGATCACCGTCGTCTTCGGCGATCCCGTCGATCTCACCGAGTACGAGCGCGACACCCCGCTGCACCCGCACGCCCTCGCGGAGGGGACGGATGCCGTCATGGGCCGTCTCGCCGAGATGCTGGCGGAGGTGCGCGGCATCCCCGCGCCCGCCGAGCGGTGGAACCCGTCCACGCACGGGCAGAACGAGACGGGACGCCTTGACTCCTAG
- a CDS encoding MBL fold metallo-hydrolase, which produces MRVTKHEHAALLVEDAGKALIVDPGSFTNPFTELHNVIGIVITHEHADHWTPEHLERILKQTGPIPILGPAGVVTAAADFDVTEVSPGDTVTIDPFTLRFFGGRHAVIHESIPVVDNVGVLFNDVFYYPGDSYAVPEGVDVKLLAAPVGAPWLKIGEAMDFVLAVKPRRVFGTHDMTLSVAGRDMGRARLGWAAEQDGGELVALDPGDSADV; this is translated from the coding sequence ATGCGAGTCACCAAGCACGAGCACGCAGCGCTGCTCGTCGAGGACGCCGGCAAGGCCCTCATCGTCGATCCCGGATCCTTCACGAACCCCTTCACGGAGCTGCACAACGTGATCGGCATCGTGATCACGCACGAGCACGCCGACCATTGGACGCCCGAGCACCTCGAGCGCATCCTCAAGCAGACCGGACCCATCCCGATCCTCGGACCGGCCGGCGTCGTGACGGCCGCAGCCGACTTCGATGTCACCGAGGTGAGCCCCGGCGACACGGTGACGATCGACCCGTTCACGCTCCGGTTCTTCGGCGGCAGGCACGCCGTCATCCACGAGAGCATCCCCGTGGTCGACAACGTGGGAGTGCTCTTCAACGACGTCTTCTACTACCCCGGGGACTCGTACGCCGTGCCCGAGGGCGTCGACGTGAAGCTTCTCGCCGCGCCGGTGGGCGCCCCCTGGCTGAAGATCGGCGAGGCGATGGACTTCGTCCTCGCGGTGAAGCCGCGTCGCGTGTTCGGCACCCACGACATGACCCTGTCGGTGGCCGGTCGCGACATGGGGCGCGCCCGACTGGGCTGGGCGGCGGAACAGGACGGCGGAGAGCTCGTGGCACTCGATCCCGGCGACTCCGCGGATGTCTGA
- a CDS encoding DUF3515 family protein: protein MTRTRRILACAALAATLALAGCSTTVSLTPADDANNPHCADVMVRLPGTISTSDRVWTDAQATASWGTPSAVILACGVAVPGPTTLKCVSFHGVDWIIQPEKDNTYRVTTFGRKPAVQLLIDTRKIDSNAVLSAVSLAATTLPQHGDGCTAPETPAS from the coding sequence GTGACCCGCACCCGCCGCATCCTCGCCTGCGCTGCGCTGGCCGCGACCCTCGCTCTGGCCGGCTGCTCGACGACCGTGTCGCTCACCCCGGCGGACGATGCGAACAACCCGCACTGCGCCGACGTGATGGTGCGGCTGCCGGGCACGATCTCCACGTCCGACCGCGTGTGGACGGATGCGCAGGCCACCGCGTCGTGGGGCACACCCTCTGCCGTGATCCTCGCGTGCGGAGTGGCGGTACCCGGTCCGACGACGCTGAAGTGCGTCTCGTTCCACGGTGTGGACTGGATCATCCAGCCGGAGAAGGACAACACCTACCGTGTGACCACCTTCGGACGCAAGCCCGCTGTCCAGCTGCTCATCGACACGAGGAAGATCGACTCCAACGCGGTGCTCAGCGCCGTGAGCCTCGCGGCCACGACGCTGCCTCAGCACGGCGACGGCTGCACGGCGCCCGAGACGCCGGCCTCCTGA
- a CDS encoding RNA polymerase sigma factor: MAIPLRSDAELAALAGGGSELAFREIYRAYARPVYWLAHGIVGNAPDAEDVLQETFLVAWRKLPQLTLAGDSLLPWLATICRFQASNRARMLQRDRHRTASDPEEADRVAAPVDVAQQVVDGQLVELILAQVAELGPLDREIFRLCAAEGYAYQAAAEALGVSHGVVRNRLSRIRTRLRTTAREEA, encoded by the coding sequence ATGGCGATTCCCCTGCGCTCGGATGCCGAACTGGCCGCGCTCGCGGGCGGCGGCAGCGAGCTGGCGTTCCGTGAGATCTACCGCGCCTACGCACGGCCGGTGTACTGGCTGGCGCACGGCATCGTGGGGAACGCGCCGGATGCCGAGGACGTGCTGCAGGAGACGTTCCTCGTCGCGTGGCGCAAGCTGCCGCAGCTGACGCTCGCGGGCGACTCGCTGCTGCCGTGGCTCGCGACGATCTGCCGGTTCCAGGCGTCGAACCGCGCACGCATGCTGCAGCGCGACCGCCACCGGACGGCATCCGATCCCGAGGAAGCCGACCGCGTCGCCGCGCCCGTCGACGTCGCGCAGCAAGTGGTGGATGGACAGCTCGTCGAGCTCATCCTCGCCCAGGTCGCAGAACTGGGTCCGCTCGACCGCGAGATCTTCCGGCTGTGCGCTGCGGAGGGCTACGCCTATCAGGCGGCCGCCGAGGCGCTCGGGGTGTCGCACGGCGTCGTCCGCAATCGTCTCTCGCGCATCCGCACCCGGCTGCGCACGACAGCGCGAGAGGAAGCATGA